A single Candidatus Methylomirabilota bacterium DNA region contains:
- a CDS encoding response regulator gives MRESDDLHPVQHEAGWTANRQWTEERDRLHAVLEATSDGIALFDYEGRLLLANLVFRKFFGVIPEGLAHEDPAATLVFLKSRVKNPAEFERSFRGLLLHPETTERDTIELKLPYPRVLLRIRTPVRDEARAVIGHVHTLRDVTVEREIAQMKSEFVSTVSHELRTPLTSIKGSLQLIMGNPQELLPFQQELLAICLRNADRLIRLVSDVLDLSRIEAGKLTLKLSDQTVPHLIELALASVSELVKERRAVIDVNLPPDLPPVYADQDGIVQILTNLLSNAIKFSGPAGRVRVVAELRRVALDDEGAARGRRGVVQAIAISVIDQGRGIAQEDLDTLFVPFHRLDRSATRETTGTGLGLAICKGIVEEHGGRIWARSEGLGLGTTVTVLLPMEGPPRRHLLLADDDLLFVSLLTEVFRSAGYLVTAASDGEATLQMIEQAVPDLLILDLLLPRVDGWGVMKILRAKATTRDLPILAVTSLGASDAERTLALGADDYLSKPISASVLIDTVGRLIAGAERRRRDAEAEKAAEQLLKARSTADEEAERVRHRILIVEDNPINLELMMELLEHGGYEIYTCGDGQEVMRQAKAHRPDLILLDINLPHIDGLTLARMLREDPETGLITIVAVSAYSVAGDEERIRQAGCDGFIPKPVDTKAFLQTISTFLDRETAQ, from the coding sequence ATGCGGGAATCGGACGATCTGCATCCGGTTCAGCATGAGGCAGGGTGGACCGCCAACCGGCAGTGGACTGAGGAGCGGGATCGCCTGCACGCCGTCCTGGAAGCCACCTCCGACGGGATCGCGCTGTTTGACTACGAAGGTCGGCTGCTGCTCGCCAACCTGGTGTTCCGTAAGTTCTTTGGAGTGATCCCCGAAGGATTGGCGCATGAGGATCCGGCTGCGACCCTTGTATTCCTGAAATCCCGGGTAAAGAACCCTGCCGAGTTTGAGCGAAGCTTCCGGGGGCTTCTGCTGCATCCTGAGACGACGGAACGCGATACGATCGAGCTGAAGCTCCCTTATCCGCGTGTCCTGCTACGCATACGCACCCCGGTACGGGATGAGGCGAGAGCCGTGATCGGGCACGTACATACCCTTCGGGATGTGACCGTGGAGCGGGAGATCGCGCAGATGAAGTCGGAATTTGTCTCCACCGTCTCGCATGAGTTGCGGACTCCCCTTACTTCTATTAAAGGCTCCCTGCAGCTTATCATGGGGAACCCGCAGGAACTGCTCCCATTTCAGCAGGAGTTGCTGGCGATCTGTCTGAGGAATGCCGATCGTCTGATCCGCCTCGTCAGCGATGTCCTGGACCTCTCCAGGATCGAGGCCGGAAAGCTCACGCTGAAGCTATCCGATCAGACGGTACCGCACCTTATCGAGCTCGCCTTGGCGAGCGTCAGCGAGTTGGTGAAGGAGCGACGGGCCGTCATCGATGTGAACCTGCCTCCGGACCTGCCTCCGGTTTACGCCGACCAGGATGGGATTGTGCAGATCCTGACGAATCTCTTGAGCAATGCCATCAAGTTCTCCGGACCTGCAGGGCGCGTACGCGTTGTTGCGGAGCTCAGGCGCGTCGCCTTGGATGATGAGGGCGCAGCACGCGGTCGGCGAGGCGTGGTGCAAGCGATCGCCATCAGCGTAATCGACCAGGGTCGAGGCATCGCGCAGGAGGATCTTGATACGTTATTCGTACCTTTTCACCGATTGGATCGTTCAGCCACGCGGGAGACCACTGGGACCGGCCTGGGCCTGGCCATCTGCAAGGGGATTGTCGAAGAGCACGGGGGCCGGATCTGGGCTCGCTCGGAGGGGCTCGGTCTTGGGACGACCGTCACGGTCCTTCTCCCCATGGAAGGACCGCCCAGGCGCCATCTACTCCTGGCCGATGACGACCTGTTGTTCGTCAGCCTCCTCACAGAGGTTTTCAGGTCTGCAGGCTACCTGGTCACAGCGGCTTCGGATGGAGAGGCGACCCTACAGATGATTGAACAGGCCGTACCGGATCTGTTGATCCTGGATCTGTTGCTGCCTCGAGTAGATGGGTGGGGGGTCATGAAGATTCTCCGGGCGAAGGCGACGACACGAGACCTGCCGATTCTGGCCGTGACCTCCCTGGGCGCGTCTGATGCCGAGCGGACGCTTGCCCTTGGAGCGGACGATTACCTGAGCAAACCGATCTCCGCCTCAGTCCTGATCGACACGGTCGGTCGCCTCATCGCCGGAGCTGAGCGCCGGCGGCGAGACGCCGAGGCGGAGAAGGCAGCCGAACAGTTGCTGAAGGCCCGATCCACTGCCGATGAGGAGGCTGAACGGGTTCGCCATCGCATCCTGATTGTCGAGGACAACCCGATTAATCTGGAACTGATGATGGAGCTGCTGGAGCATGGGGGGTATGAGATTTACACCTGCGGTGACGGGCAAGAGGTGATGCGGCAGGCCAAGGCGCATCGGCCGGACCTCATCTTGCTCGATATCAACCTGCCGCATATTGACGGCTTGACACTTGCTCGGATGCTTAGAGAGGACCCGGAGACCGGACTCATTACGATTGTTGCGGTCAGCGCCTACTCCGTGGCCGGGGACGAGGAGCGGATACGCCAGGCGGGATGCGATGGGTTCATTCCTAAGCCGGTCGATACCAAGGCCTTTCTTCAAACGATCTCGACGTTTCTCGATCGCGAAACAGCCCAATAA
- the lysS gene encoding lysine--tRNA ligase codes for MEEHNPLVSERMRKLAELEASGVDPYPARFRVTHLAAVLQREYAGLSEEGDAGAPQVSIAGRLMSVRGHGKATFAHLQDGSGRIQIYIVRDTVGSETYDLCKKLDVGDYLGVEGQLFRTRTGELTVRARTVQLLSKSLRPLPEKWHGLTDVETRFRQRYLDLLVNRQVADAFRKRSRLIAEIRRFLESREFLEVETPMMQSMAGGAMARPFMTHHNALDLTLYLRIAPELYLKRLVVGGFDRVFEINRNFRNEGISTQHNPEFTMLEFYQAYADYEDLMALTEEMLAHLAKEITGDQQVSYQGQRISFAPPWPKLALEESLVKLGGLDAEVLKTEEGVNAMAGRHGVSIAPGWGRGKVMAELFDTLVEPKLVQPTFIIDFPTELSPLAKAKQGEPTKVQRFELFVAGMEIANAYSELNDPREQRARFLDQLRQRDQGDLEAHGLDEDFLRALEYGMPPTAGEGIGIDRLAMLLTDSSSIRDVILFPLLKPAQGEPGGIDAV; via the coding sequence ATGGAAGAACACAATCCGTTGGTGAGCGAGCGGATGCGGAAGCTGGCGGAGCTTGAAGCATCCGGCGTCGACCCGTATCCAGCCCGGTTCCGTGTTACCCATCTCGCGGCTGTTTTGCAGCGGGAGTATGCAGGTCTCTCTGAAGAGGGGGACGCGGGGGCTCCTCAGGTATCGATCGCCGGGCGCCTGATGTCCGTACGGGGTCATGGGAAGGCGACCTTCGCTCATCTCCAGGACGGTTCCGGGAGGATTCAGATCTACATCGTTCGGGATACCGTCGGTTCCGAGACATACGACCTCTGCAAGAAGCTGGATGTCGGCGACTACCTGGGGGTGGAGGGCCAGCTCTTTCGAACACGGACAGGGGAACTGACGGTGCGGGCCAGGACGGTTCAGCTCCTGTCGAAGTCGCTGCGCCCGCTGCCGGAAAAGTGGCATGGGCTGACCGACGTGGAGACCCGCTTTCGCCAGCGCTACCTGGATCTTCTTGTGAATCGCCAGGTGGCCGACGCCTTCAGGAAGCGCAGCCGCCTGATTGCGGAGATCCGCCGCTTCCTTGAATCGAGGGAGTTCCTGGAAGTCGAGACCCCCATGATGCAGTCGATGGCCGGCGGCGCCATGGCGCGTCCCTTTATGACACATCACAACGCCCTCGACCTCACGCTGTATCTGAGGATTGCGCCTGAGCTATACCTGAAGCGGCTGGTAGTCGGGGGGTTCGATCGGGTCTTCGAGATCAACCGAAACTTCCGCAATGAGGGTATCTCCACCCAGCACAACCCCGAGTTCACGATGTTGGAGTTTTATCAGGCGTATGCCGACTACGAGGATCTGATGGCGCTGACGGAGGAGATGCTGGCTCACCTGGCCAAGGAGATCACGGGCGATCAGCAGGTAAGCTATCAGGGGCAGCGGATTTCCTTCGCTCCACCCTGGCCGAAGCTGGCGCTGGAAGAGTCCCTCGTCAAGTTGGGCGGACTCGACGCAGAGGTCCTCAAGACAGAAGAGGGCGTGAACGCGATGGCTGGACGTCATGGCGTGAGCATTGCGCCGGGTTGGGGCAGGGGGAAGGTGATGGCCGAACTGTTCGACACGTTGGTGGAGCCGAAGCTCGTCCAACCCACGTTCATCATCGATTTTCCCACGGAGCTTTCGCCTTTGGCCAAAGCGAAACAGGGGGAGCCGACGAAGGTTCAGCGGTTTGAACTGTTCGTAGCCGGGATGGAAATCGCCAATGCCTACTCTGAGCTGAACGATCCCCGCGAGCAGCGCGCCCGCTTTCTTGATCAGTTGCGGCAGCGGGATCAAGGTGATCTGGAGGCCCATGGCCTGGATGAGGATTTTCTGCGCGCATTGGAGTACGGGATGCCGCCGACGGCCGGCGAAGGGATCGGCATCGACCGGCTGGCGATGCTCCTCACCGACTCCTCATCTATTCGCGATGTCATCCTGTTTCCCCTTCTGAAGCCCGCCCAAGGCGAACCAGGCGGTATCGATGCCGTTTGA
- a CDS encoding lipoprotein-releasing ABC transporter permease subunit, with the protein MPFELFVGLRYLKARRGQAFISLITLISIGGVALGVMALIVVLAVMSGFERDLRSKILGANAHLWIVRYGDRGIEEPAQTLARVRDVPHVVAASPFTYHQVMLSTGRGAGGAVLRGIDLDSAQEVTALTRSFTEVDPARLKSPAEGSGWHLDPEGIIIGRALATNLGVGLGGRVNVIPPFGNVLTPFGLAPRMRSFTVAGIFEMGMYEYDSALAYISVAAAQQFFQMGQSVTGIEVKVDDLYRAKEVGAEIQRRLGFPYVARDWMQLHRNLFAALKLEKIAMFIILTMIVLVAAFNIVSTLIMKVMDKGAEIGILKSIGASSRSIMLIFMVEGVVIGLVGTLLGTAGGAIICKLQETYKIVRLQGDVYLLDAVPILMKGTDLALIASSTLVLSFLATLYPSWRAARLDPVVAIRYE; encoded by the coding sequence ATGCCGTTTGAGCTGTTCGTAGGACTTCGGTATCTAAAGGCAAGGCGAGGACAGGCGTTCATCTCCCTGATCACGCTGATCTCTATCGGCGGCGTCGCCCTCGGCGTTATGGCGCTCATTGTCGTCCTGGCGGTGATGAGCGGGTTTGAGCGTGACCTTCGGAGCAAGATCCTCGGAGCCAATGCCCACCTCTGGATCGTACGCTATGGAGATCGAGGGATCGAGGAGCCGGCTCAGACGCTCGCGCGGGTTCGTGATGTTCCGCACGTGGTGGCGGCCTCGCCCTTCACCTACCACCAGGTAATGCTGAGCACGGGTCGAGGCGCGGGAGGGGCGGTCCTCCGGGGCATCGATCTTGACTCCGCGCAGGAGGTGACGGCACTGACCAGGAGCTTCACCGAGGTCGATCCGGCGCGGCTGAAATCGCCGGCTGAGGGAAGCGGATGGCATCTGGACCCCGAGGGGATCATTATCGGGCGGGCCCTGGCAACGAATCTCGGGGTGGGCCTTGGCGGACGCGTGAATGTGATTCCTCCCTTCGGCAATGTGCTGACCCCGTTCGGGCTTGCGCCGCGCATGCGAAGTTTCACCGTGGCCGGGATCTTCGAGATGGGGATGTATGAATACGACAGCGCCCTGGCCTATATTTCCGTTGCGGCGGCCCAGCAGTTCTTCCAGATGGGACAATCGGTGACAGGGATCGAGGTGAAGGTAGACGATCTCTACAGGGCGAAGGAGGTGGGAGCGGAGATCCAGCGTCGCCTCGGGTTCCCGTACGTCGCGAGGGATTGGATGCAGTTGCACCGTAACCTCTTTGCCGCCCTGAAGCTGGAAAAGATTGCCATGTTTATCATCCTGACAATGATCGTGCTGGTGGCCGCCTTTAACATCGTCAGTACCCTGATTATGAAGGTGATGGACAAGGGGGCGGAGATCGGCATCTTGAAGTCGATCGGCGCCAGCTCCAGGAGCATCATGTTGATCTTCATGGTGGAGGGGGTGGTGATCGGGCTTGTCGGCACCCTGTTGGGGACTGCGGGGGGCGCGATTATCTGCAAGCTGCAGGAGACCTATAAAATCGTCAGGCTTCAGGGCGACGTCTATCTGCTGGATGCCGTCCCCATCCTGATGAAAGGGACCGATCTGGCGCTGATCGCCTCCTCGACGCTGGTCCTAAGCTTCCTCGCGACGCTCTACCCTTCCTGGCGAGCGGCCAGGCTAGACCCGGTCGTCGCGATCCGTTATGAGTGA
- a CDS encoding ABC transporter ATP-binding protein has product MSEFIRADGVYKSFQIDGGTVEVLKGVNLSIEKGEFIAIVGPSGAGKSTFLHLLGALDRPTAGEIFYENASLGRMDDGQLAGFRNRTVGFIFQFHHLLPEFSALENVMMPLLVARRNPSQAREIAVSLLREVGLEPRLSHRPSELSGGEQQRVAIARALGASPKVILADEPTGNLDTKTGDATFELLHRLNRERGLTFVMVTHNEKLAHRSDRIITILDGRIVEKA; this is encoded by the coding sequence ATGAGTGAGTTCATCAGGGCAGATGGCGTCTACAAGTCGTTTCAGATCGATGGCGGAACGGTCGAGGTCCTGAAGGGTGTCAACCTCAGTATTGAAAAGGGAGAATTCATCGCAATCGTGGGACCGTCAGGAGCCGGCAAGAGTACGTTTCTGCATCTGCTCGGCGCCCTGGACCGTCCGACCGCAGGTGAGATTTTCTACGAGAATGCCAGCCTTGGCCGGATGGACGATGGGCAACTGGCCGGCTTTCGCAACCGGACTGTCGGTTTTATCTTCCAGTTCCACCATCTGCTGCCGGAATTTAGCGCGTTGGAGAATGTCATGATGCCGCTGCTGGTGGCGCGCCGGAATCCGTCACAGGCGCGGGAGATTGCCGTATCCCTGCTGAGGGAGGTGGGGCTCGAGCCCAGGCTCTCGCATCGCCCTTCTGAACTTTCCGGCGGGGAGCAGCAGCGAGTCGCTATCGCCAGAGCCCTGGGCGCCTCGCCCAAGGTCATTCTCGCAGACGAACCGACCGGAAATCTTGATACCAAGACAGGCGATGCGACCTTTGAATTGCTCCATCGGCTGAATCGAGAACGCGGCCTCACCTTTGTCATGGTGACACACAATGAGAAGTTGGCCCATCGGTCGGATCGGATCATCACAATATTAGATGGTCGAATTGTAGAGA